A single Lolium perenne isolate Kyuss_39 chromosome 6, Kyuss_2.0, whole genome shotgun sequence DNA region contains:
- the LOC127309619 gene encoding SKP1-like protein 4: protein MATSSSSAAKTVTLRSSDGEEFVVKADTFASASVLVRNMLEDDCAGGAIPLPQVTGRILSRVIDYCDRHYADADAATYVAEPFSSGDPDLERFDTDFIGGVDYNTLIDLILAANYLEVPRLLDLACKTVADQMRGKTVEEMRAHFKIANDYTPEEEAEVRSENPWAFE, encoded by the coding sequence ATGGCGACTAGCAGCAGCAGCGCCGCCAAGACTGTGACGCTCCGCAGCTCCGACGGCGAGGAGTTCGTGGTCAAGGCGGACACGTTCGCGTCGGCGTCGGTGCTGGTCCGGAACATGCTGGAGGACGACTGCGCCGGCGGCGCGATTCCGCTGCCCCAGGTCACCGGCCGCATCCTCTCCCGCGTCATCGACTACTGCGACCGCCACTACGCCGACGCCGACGCGGCCACCTACGTCGCCGAGCCCTTCTCCTCGGGCGACCCCGACCTGGAGCGCTTCGACACGGACTTCATCGGCGGCGTCGACTACAACACGCTCATCGACCTCATCCTCGCCGCCAACTACCTCGAAGTGCCGCGGCTCCTGGACCTGGCCTGCAAGACGGTGGCCGACCAGATGAGGGGCAAGACCGTGGAGGAGATGCGCGCGCACTTCAAGATCGCTAACGACTACACcccggaggaggaggccgaggtccGCTCCGAGAACCCATGGGCCTTCGAGTAG